Genomic segment of Candidatus Korarchaeota archaeon NZ13-K:
GATCCCCCTGATGAGGGCGTATGCAGGCAGCTCAGCTGGAGCACCTTAGGATGGGGCTCTCAGACCTCAGGAAGGGTGCCCTATTCAACCTGATAGGCTACGCCATGCTTCTAGTGGCCATGATGGCGATGCTTTCCTTCCTCCCCATGATCCTCCAGCTCCCCAGCCTGGGCTACATCCCATACTCTGATATGATGCTCCCGAAGTTAGGGCTGACGGAGGTGCTGCTGATCCTCCTGCCTCTGCTCATAGCTTTGCTCATAGGCTTGATGGGCTTCTACTACTTCTTCAGGTCGACCGGTCACCTCAAGAGGTTCGACGCCCCTAGGCTCGGGATAGGGAGGACCGGCATGACCCTCCAGCTCATCGGATTGATTGCGATCATCGTGGGTCTGCCAGCTACCATATTCTCCATCGCCATAGCCCCATACGGATCATTCGCAATTTACGCGCTCTTCGGGATGCTTGGAATCGCGCTGGTGGC
This window contains:
- a CDS encoding DUF973 family protein; translation: MQAAQLEHLRMGLSDLRKGALFNLIGYAMLLVAMMAMLSFLPMILQLPSLGYIPYSDMMLPKLGLTEVLLILLPLLIALLIGLMGFYYFFRSTGHLKRFDAPRLGIGRTGMTLQLIGLIAIIVGLPATIFSIAIAPYGSFAIYALFGMLGIALVAVALLIVGDLLFGVMLIRMGEVEGLAEFKTAGIIYVVGPILTLIPLISFVGLLLDIVAQILIYVYSGRGIGAPA